The following coding sequences lie in one Lolium perenne isolate Kyuss_39 chromosome 2, Kyuss_2.0, whole genome shotgun sequence genomic window:
- the LOC127331881 gene encoding uncharacterized protein: MFHSVPSSLLLPTANRTARARARALTARAAMAPSCGTADVPYTLLSALLSGGGPACGGRAFLRDYAQRGTNALLWAGLLAVTWVLLLRVAALFRLWALGSRLPGPPALLADPGLAAVCRAGGDITGYLSKLHGTFGPVVRLWVGPSQLLVSVKDVSLIKQILAKAEDKLPLTERTYNLACGRLGLFISSFEKVKSSREVLEVFLNEKLNIGASGSSFKIIEAILDRVDSTMDKDSPDCRYFSQHMAFNIIGTALFGEVFFDWPDAAAYEELLMIVAKDGCFWASYAVPPFWKPGYRKYRSLCAKLKILTEGIIRKSIEQSSLLGHNDLRSCKKSEGVVKDPVGFTSLLDGIISGRCLYGAVERSLSSEEEICGNIVGLMLHGISASANLIGSILTRLVLYPKLKDQLYADIVAVCDQSSELEVDDVLRMQFLLATVCESARLLPAGPLLQRCSLQHDLTLKSSIIIPAGATLVVPLHLVQMDVSVWGHDACQFNPSRLLQKEINLGEILGAHKGSNRIKLFTECNKTDSFLPFGSGSRACVGQKFAILGISMLIASLLLNYEVQPQPDLSREMDLAVNSNNLGHLPNPKLILTGRKI, from the exons ATGTTCCATTCCGTTCCCTCCTCTCTTCTTCTCCCAACAGCCAACAGGACAGCTCGAGCTCGAGCTCGAGCTCTCACAGCTCGCGCGGCCATGGCCCCTTCCTGCGGCACCGCCGACGTGCCGTACACCCTCTTGAGCGCGCTGCTCAGCGGCGGCGGCCCGGCCTGCGGCGGCCGCGCCTTCCTCCGGGACTACGCGCAGCGCGGCACCAACGCGCTGCTGTGGGCGGGGCTCCTCGCCGTCACGTGGGTCCTGCTCCTCCGTGTGGCCGCGCTCTTCCGCCTCTGGGCCCTCGGGTCCCGTCTCCCCGGCCCGCCTGCCCTCCTCGCCGACCCCGGCCTCGCCGCCGTCTGCCGCGCGGGCGGCGACATCACCG GCTATCTATCAAAATTGCATGGCACTTTTGGACCAGTTGTCCGACTGTGGGTAGGACCGTCTCAACTACTTGTCTCAGTTAAAGATGTCAGTCTAATCAAACAGATTTTAGCAAAAGCTGAAGATAAATTACCACTGACTGAGAGGACCTATAATTTAGCTTGTGGAAGACTTGGCCTGTTCATTTCCTCATTTGAGAAG GTCAAAAGTAGTAGGGAGGTGCTGGAAGTATTCTTGAATGAAAAACTCAACATTGGTGCCAGTGGAAGTTCTTTCAAAATCATTGAAGCTATCCTCGATAGAGTCGACTCTACTATGGACAAGGACTCTCCGGATTGCAGATATTTTTCCCAACACATGGCATTTAACATCATTGGCACAGCTCTTTTTGGTGAAGTCTTCTTTGATTGGCCTGATGCTGCTGCATATGAGGAGCTTCTGATGATTGTCGCAAAGGACGGCTGCTTCTGGGCTTCTTATGCAGTTCCTCCATTTTGGAAACCTGGTTATAGGAAGTACAGGAGCCTATGTGCTAAGCTGAAGATCTTAACAGAAGGCATTATCAGAAAATCCATAGAGCAAAGTAGTTTACTTGGCCATAATGATTTGAGGTCCTGTAAGAAAAGTGAAGGGGTCGTAAAAGATCCAGTTGGATTTACTTCTCTGCTAGATGGGATAATATCAGGTCGCTGTCTCTATGGGGCTGTTGAAAGATCTCTCAGTTCAGAAGAGGAAATATGTGGGAAtatcgtgggtttgatgttgcatGGAATTTCTGCATCTGCTAACCTGATTGGCAGCATTTTAACGAGACTTGTCTTGTATCCAAAGCTAAAAGACCAG CTATATGCTGATATTGTTGCAGTTTGCGATCAATCATCGGAGCTGGAGGTAGATGATGTGCTTAGGATGCAATTCTTACTTGCCACTGTATGTGAATCTGCTCGCCTTTTGCCTGCTGGACCTCTTCTCCAGCGATGTTCTCTGCAACACG ATTTAACTCTCAAATCTAGTATCATTATACCAGCTGGAGCGACATTGGTCGTTCCTCTTCATCTCGTGCAAATGGATGTTTCTGTATGGGGGCATGATGCTTGCCAGTTTAATCCTAGTCGTTTGCTTCAAAAGGAAATTAATCTTGGAG AAATATTAGGAGCACATAAAGGCTCAAACAGAATCAAGCTTTTCACTGAGTGCAATAAGACTGACTCATTCCTTCCATTTGGTTCTGGGAGTCGGGCATGTGTGGGTCAGAAGTTTGCAATTCTTGGGATCTCTATGTTGATTGCGTCTCTTCTCCTGAACTACGAG GTGCAGCCTCAACCAGATTTATCCAGAGAAATGGACTTGGCAGTTAACAGCAACAACCTTGGCCATCTTCCAAACCCCAAACTTATCCTCACAGGAAGAAAGATCTGA
- the LOC127331880 gene encoding putative F-box/FBD/LRR-repeat protein At4g00315 isoform X1, producing the protein MSQLGKELRCTSQSTDEDRLSTLTDDIILYILGRVDITTATRTSVLSKRWRVLPRLLPELNLRVWDFMPIPRPGPIEAHHMDQGMACLTKATRSFLADPTRKSTSTTNLLLQLYGGRNYSREIGLLVRDAIDSGALKQLELRIVHEKEVPVHCRHEDMVQQARDVIDFFTTYPCVHSCLVSLLLHNVRFTEQDIHHVLFDSCKELKKLMLFHCDVGDCSIWQINAPDSKLAVLEIAITCLERVEVVCLPKLRRLHLDNWLYFEAPLRFGFVPSLNELALIRSGTLDNQEFRLSAVLHGTTNIHTLTLDFEGGELWIQPEGKQLCPAFNNLRELSICGISVDFDLLWTINLLEAAPSVEIFLVQIWDQCREDRQLRTETAYADQRTKPSWSITGFTSSNTWKLKEILFVGFRPLEQQILFIRAVMKRAPNLKALLLKENEKPCRRCEAMATPCPLRGGFFPRDQEEQEATVKQFRDGVCSSARIIFASSHVNVKCAVYS; encoded by the exons ATGAGTCAACTAGGCAAGGAGTTGCGGTGCACTTCG CAATCAACTGATGAAGACAGGCTCAGCACGCTCACTGACGACATTATACTGTATATCTTGGGGAGAGTCGACATAACCACGGCAACACGGACTAGTGTGTTGTCAAAGAGGTGGAGGGTTTTGCCTCGGTTGCTTCCTGAGCTCAACCTTCGTGTCTGGGATTTTATGCCTATCCCACGCCCAGGACCCATTGAGGCACATCACATGGATCAAGGAATGGCATGTCTAACCAAAGCAACAAGGAGTTTCTTGGCTGATCCCACCAGGAAATCCACCAGCACCACAAACCTGCTGCTTCAGCTCTATGGGGGCAGGAACTACTCACGTGAGATTGGCCTGCTGGTCCGCGACGCGATTGACAGCGGGGCGTTAAAACAACTAGAGCTTAGAATTGTCCATGAGAAGGAGGTGCCTGTACACTGCCGACACGAGGATATGGTACAGCAAGCCCGGGATGTGATTGATTTTTTTACCACCTATCCCTGTGTGCATAGTTGCCTCGTAAGCCTTCTTCTGCATAATGTGCGTTTCACTGAGCAGGATATACACCATGTCCTGTTTGACTCCTGCAAGGAACTTAAGAAGCTGATGCTATTCCACTGTGATGTTGGGGACTGTTCAATATGGCAAATAAATGCACCAGATTCCAAACTCGCAGTCCTTGAAATCGCGATAACCTGCTTGGAGAGAGTTGAGGTGGTCTGCCTACCAAAACTGCGGCGGCTACATTTGGACAATTGGCTTTATTTTGAGGCCCCGTTGCGCTTTGGGTTTGTCCCATCTCTCAACGAATTGGCCCTTATCCGTAGTGGAACCCTTGATAATCAAGAGTTTCGTCTAAGTGCGGTTCTACATGGTACCACAAATATACATACTCTAACTCTGGACTTCGAAGGAGGAGAGCTTTGGATACAACCTGAAGGAAAGCAACTCTGCCCTGCATTCAACAATCTAAGAGAGCTGAGTATTTGTGGCATCTCTGTTGATTTTGACTTGTTATGGACAATAAATCTCCTTGAAGCTGCTCCATCTGTTGAAATATTTCTTGTTCAG ATATGGGATCAATGCCGAGAGGACAGACAGTTAAGAACAGAAACAGCTTACGCAGATCAGAGAACAAAACCTTCATGGAGCATTACTGGGTTCACGAGCTCAAATACTTGGAAACTGAAAGAGATCCTATTCGTTGGCTTTAGGCCCCTGGAGCAACAAATTTTATTTATAAGAGCGGTAATGAAGCGAGCTCCAAACTTGAAGGCGCTTCTTCTCAAAGAAAATGAAAAGCCATGCAGGCGCTGTGAGGCAATGGCCACTCCGTGCCCTCTGAGAGGAGGCTTCTTTCCAAGGGACCAAGAGGAGCAAGAAGCAACAGTGAAACAATTTAGAGATGGTGTATGTTCCTCTGCGCGTATAATCTTTGCAAGTAGTCATGTTAATGTTAAATGTGCCGTGTATTCTTGA
- the LOC127331880 gene encoding uncharacterized protein isoform X2 encodes MSQLGKELRCTSQSTDEDRLSTLTDDIILYILGRVDITTATRTSVLSKRWRVLPRLLPELNLRVWDFMPIPRPGPIEAHHMDQGMACLTKATRSFLADPTRKSTSTTNLLLQLYGGRNYSREIGLLVRDAIDSGALKQLELRIVHEKEVPVHCRHEDMDIHHVLFDSCKELKKLMLFHCDVGDCSIWQINAPDSKLAVLEIAITCLERVEVVCLPKLRRLHLDNWLYFEAPLRFGFVPSLNELALIRSGTLDNQEFRLSAVLHGTTNIHTLTLDFEGGELWIQPEGKQLCPAFNNLRELSICGISVDFDLLWTINLLEAAPSVEIFLVQIWDQCREDRQLRTETAYADQRTKPSWSITGFTSSNTWKLKEILFVGFRPLEQQILFIRAVMKRAPNLKALLLKENEKPCRRCEAMATPCPLRGGFFPRDQEEQEATVKQFRDGVCSSARIIFASSHVNVKCAVYS; translated from the exons ATGAGTCAACTAGGCAAGGAGTTGCGGTGCACTTCG CAATCAACTGATGAAGACAGGCTCAGCACGCTCACTGACGACATTATACTGTATATCTTGGGGAGAGTCGACATAACCACGGCAACACGGACTAGTGTGTTGTCAAAGAGGTGGAGGGTTTTGCCTCGGTTGCTTCCTGAGCTCAACCTTCGTGTCTGGGATTTTATGCCTATCCCACGCCCAGGACCCATTGAGGCACATCACATGGATCAAGGAATGGCATGTCTAACCAAAGCAACAAGGAGTTTCTTGGCTGATCCCACCAGGAAATCCACCAGCACCACAAACCTGCTGCTTCAGCTCTATGGGGGCAGGAACTACTCACGTGAGATTGGCCTGCTGGTCCGCGACGCGATTGACAGCGGGGCGTTAAAACAACTAGAGCTTAGAATTGTCCATGAGAAGGAGGTGCCTGTACACTGCCGACACGAGGATATG GATATACACCATGTCCTGTTTGACTCCTGCAAGGAACTTAAGAAGCTGATGCTATTCCACTGTGATGTTGGGGACTGTTCAATATGGCAAATAAATGCACCAGATTCCAAACTCGCAGTCCTTGAAATCGCGATAACCTGCTTGGAGAGAGTTGAGGTGGTCTGCCTACCAAAACTGCGGCGGCTACATTTGGACAATTGGCTTTATTTTGAGGCCCCGTTGCGCTTTGGGTTTGTCCCATCTCTCAACGAATTGGCCCTTATCCGTAGTGGAACCCTTGATAATCAAGAGTTTCGTCTAAGTGCGGTTCTACATGGTACCACAAATATACATACTCTAACTCTGGACTTCGAAGGAGGAGAGCTTTGGATACAACCTGAAGGAAAGCAACTCTGCCCTGCATTCAACAATCTAAGAGAGCTGAGTATTTGTGGCATCTCTGTTGATTTTGACTTGTTATGGACAATAAATCTCCTTGAAGCTGCTCCATCTGTTGAAATATTTCTTGTTCAG ATATGGGATCAATGCCGAGAGGACAGACAGTTAAGAACAGAAACAGCTTACGCAGATCAGAGAACAAAACCTTCATGGAGCATTACTGGGTTCACGAGCTCAAATACTTGGAAACTGAAAGAGATCCTATTCGTTGGCTTTAGGCCCCTGGAGCAACAAATTTTATTTATAAGAGCGGTAATGAAGCGAGCTCCAAACTTGAAGGCGCTTCTTCTCAAAGAAAATGAAAAGCCATGCAGGCGCTGTGAGGCAATGGCCACTCCGTGCCCTCTGAGAGGAGGCTTCTTTCCAAGGGACCAAGAGGAGCAAGAAGCAACAGTGAAACAATTTAGAGATGGTGTATGTTCCTCTGCGCGTATAATCTTTGCAAGTAGTCATGTTAATGTTAAATGTGCCGTGTATTCTTGA
- the LOC127328394 gene encoding FBD-associated F-box protein At5g60610 has translation MTQVADEPHCPWQAQHEDRLSELTDDIILSILMRVDTTTATRTSVLSKRWRNLPQLLPELNLRVWDFLPIPRLEPVEAHKMDQAMTCLAKATRSFLADPSRKSSVTRLSLQLYMTGGHVCEIGPLVHGAIDCGVVKELNLSIVDDKEPSICSHEDMLHQAQAVNGFFTAYPCVLRCLTTLLLHNVRFAEWDINHLLFDCCNQLRHLTLENCDAGDFSVWQINAPNSKLRILEVWMSCLKRVEVLCLPKLERLHWDEWFRFESPLRFGSAPSLKELALICGATLDHEVFSLSEVVRGTTNIHTLTLDFQGERLWIQPEGRQLCPAFQKLRKLYIWGIFVEFDLLWTINFLEAAPSIEIFSAQVFDHACQDDEEVRTTELYEAQKTKPQWNIPKFTSSKPWQLKELELVGFRPLEQQFLFVRSVMERAANLKAVLLKEDDEPCQDCERLSRPHPPPIGGFFPRDKDEQETIVKQLRDGVWSSARIIFSKYCNS, from the exons ATGACCCAAGTAGCCGACGAGCCGCATTGCCCTTGG CAGGCACAACATGAAGATAGGCTCAGTGAGCTGACTGATGACATTATATTGTCTATCCTAATGAGAGTCGACACAACTACAGCAACACGGACTAGTGTGCTGTCAAAGCGGTGGAGGAATTTGCCTCAGTTGCTTCCTGAGCTCAACCTCCGTGTCTGGGATTTCCTGCCCATCCCACGCCTCGAACCTGTTGAGGCACATAAGATGGATCAAGCAATGACTTGTCTAGCCAAAGCAACTAGGAGCTTCTTGGCTGACCCCAGCAGAAAGTCCTCCGTCACAAGGCTAAGTCTTCAGCTCTACATGACCGGTGGTCACGTGTGTGAGATTGGCCCGCTGGTTCATGGCGCGATTGACTGCGGGGTGGTAAAAGAATTAAACCTTTCTattgttgatgacaaggaacctAGCATCTGCAGTCATGAGGATATGCTACATCAAGCCCAGGCCGTCAATGGATTTTTTACAGCCTATCCTTGTGTGCTTCGTTGCCTCACAACGCTCCTTCTGCATAATGTACGGTTTGCTGAGTGGGATATAAATCACCTTCTATTTGACTGCTGCAACCAACTGCGGCATTTAACTCTGGAAAACTGTGACGCTGGCGACTTTTCGGTATGGCAGATAAATGCGCCAAATTCCAAGCTCAGAATCCTTGAAGTCTGGATGTCCTGCTTGAAGAGAGTTGAAGTGCTCTGCCTTCCGAAACTGGAGCGGCTCCATTGGGATGAGTGGTTTAGGTTTGAGTCCCCCTTGCGTTTTGGTTCTGCCCCATCTCTCAAGGAATTGGCTCTTATATGTGGTGCAACCCTTGATCATGAAGTGTTTAGTTTAAGTGAGGTTGTACGTGGTACCACGAACATACATACTCTTACTCTGGACTTCCAAGGAGAACGCCTTTGGATACAACCTGAAGGAAGGCAACTCTGCCCTGCATTCCAGAAGCTAAGAAAGCTGTATATTTGGGGCATTTTTGTTGAGTTTGACCTGTTATGGACAATAAATTTTCTTGAAGCTGCTCCATCTATTGAGATATTTTCTGCGCAG GTGTTTGATCATGCTTGCCAAGATGACGAGGAGGTAAGAACAACAGAACTTTACGAGGCTCAGAAAACAAAACCGCAATGGAACATCCCTAAGTTCACAAGCTCTAAACCATGGCAATTGAAAGAGCTTGAACTTGTCGGCTTTAGGCCTCTAGAGCAACAGTTTCTATTTGTAAGGTCTGTGATGGAGCGAGCTGCAAACTTGAAGGCAGTTCTTCTCAAAGAAGATGACGAGCCATGCCAAGACTGCGAGAGATTGAGCAGGCCACATCCTCCTCCGATAGGAGGTTTCTTCCCGAGGGACAAAGATGAGCAAGAAACAATCGTCAAGCAGCTTAGAGATGGGGTCTGGTCCTCCGCACGGATAATCTTTTCAAAGTATTGTAATAGTTGA